A single region of the Massilia sp. erpn genome encodes:
- a CDS encoding RHS repeat-associated core domain-containing protein, with protein sequence MTYPLNPFAWLVQYWRKLGTQAVSLLLLLVLGGLLAPARAQVNDAQFVAQNVPAVMTAGQTYSVSVTMKNSGGKNWTAASMHRLGSQAPQDNQTWDGGRTLMDNGATVAPGQQYTFTFNVKAPATAGTYNFQRRMVQEAVEWFGEMTPNVAVQVNPPPPNQAQFVSHSVPASMTAGTTYNVSVTFKNTGTATWTAATAYKLGSQNPQDSATWGMSRVDVPTSVAPGQNATFSFAVKAPPSAGTYGFQWRMLREYIEWFGDTSPNVNVSVSGGTPPAAPTVSASRTPSPLVPGAAFTVNWNSTNASTVSYSCSVSGIGAVGSASVSPAGTMQGVAAAEWTGKTLSCVWTATGAGGSKTYTETVGVAAPSVTGTTYFHNDVAGTPMLATDSNGNVAWQENYRPYGEQLNKAAASSNNKLWFAGKPYDRNTGLSYMGARYYNPELGRFYGIDPATVDPADVHSFNRYAYANNNPYRFVDPDGHSPLDVAFLVYDLGKLGLAVYTGVGVGAAMVDVGLSVVGVASPIPGVGQAFKALRATEHAVGAARAVSHGLSGFQKAANYGIQSYKDLKKLTAGTGLEAHHLIEKRFASVLGVAEKEMKSIALTEAEHQAFTNAWRKLIPYGEGTANATKDQVESAAKQIYKNYPEILKALGL encoded by the coding sequence ATGACATATCCACTCAATCCGTTTGCCTGGTTGGTCCAGTACTGGAGAAAACTGGGAACCCAGGCTGTGAGCCTGCTGCTGTTGCTGGTCCTGGGCGGCCTGCTGGCGCCGGCCCGGGCCCAGGTCAACGATGCGCAATTCGTCGCGCAAAATGTGCCGGCCGTGATGACGGCGGGCCAGACCTATAGCGTTTCGGTGACGATGAAAAATAGCGGTGGCAAGAACTGGACTGCCGCCAGCATGCACCGTCTGGGTTCACAAGCACCCCAGGACAACCAGACCTGGGATGGCGGCCGTACCCTTATGGATAACGGCGCCACGGTGGCGCCTGGCCAGCAATACACCTTCACCTTCAACGTGAAAGCGCCCGCCACGGCCGGTACCTACAACTTCCAGCGCCGCATGGTGCAGGAAGCGGTGGAATGGTTCGGCGAAATGACGCCGAACGTGGCGGTACAGGTCAATCCGCCGCCGCCGAACCAGGCGCAGTTCGTGTCGCACAGCGTGCCGGCGTCGATGACGGCGGGGACCACCTATAACGTCTCCGTTACGTTCAAAAATACCGGCACGGCCACCTGGACCGCTGCCACCGCGTACAAGCTCGGTTCGCAAAATCCGCAGGATAGCGCCACCTGGGGCATGAGCCGGGTCGATGTGCCTACCTCAGTGGCGCCGGGCCAGAACGCGACGTTCAGCTTTGCCGTCAAGGCACCGCCAAGCGCCGGCACTTACGGCTTCCAGTGGCGCATGCTGCGCGAGTATATCGAATGGTTTGGCGACACCTCGCCGAATGTGAATGTCAGCGTCAGCGGCGGCACGCCGCCGGCCGCGCCGACCGTTTCGGCCAGCCGCACGCCGTCGCCGCTGGTACCGGGCGCCGCTTTTACCGTCAACTGGAATTCGACCAACGCCTCCACTGTGTCGTACAGCTGCAGCGTGAGCGGCATCGGTGCGGTGGGCAGCGCCAGCGTCAGCCCGGCAGGCACTATGCAGGGCGTGGCCGCGGCTGAATGGACCGGCAAGACGCTGAGCTGCGTCTGGACCGCCACCGGCGCCGGCGGCAGCAAGACGTATACCGAAACCGTGGGCGTGGCGGCACCTTCGGTCACCGGCACCACCTACTTCCACAACGATGTGGCGGGCACCCCCATGCTGGCCACCGACAGCAACGGCAACGTGGCATGGCAGGAGAACTACCGTCCCTACGGCGAGCAGTTGAACAAGGCCGCCGCCAGCAGCAATAACAAGCTCTGGTTCGCCGGCAAGCCGTATGACCGCAATACCGGCTTAAGCTATATGGGCGCCCGTTACTACAATCCGGAACTGGGCCGCTTCTACGGCATCGATCCGGCCACGGTGGACCCGGCCGATGTGCACAGCTTCAACCGCTATGCCTACGCCAATAACAATCCCTACCGTTTCGTCGATCCGGACGGCCATAGCCCGCTCGACGTGGCCTTCCTCGTCTACGATCTGGGCAAGCTGGGGCTGGCCGTTTATACTGGCGTGGGTGTGGGCGCGGCCATGGTCGATGTCGGCCTGAGCGTGGTCGGCGTCGCCAGTCCGATTCCCGGCGTGGGCCAGGCCTTCAAGGCCTTGCGCGCGACCGAGCATGCGGTCGGCGCGGCGCGCGCGGTGTCGCACGGCCTGTCAGGCTTCCAGAAAGCGGCCAACTATGGCATCCAGTCGTACAAGGATCTGAAGAAGCTGACCGCAGGCACCGGCCTGGAAGCCCACCACCTGATCGAAAAACGTTTCGCCAGCGTGCTGGGCGTGGCCGAGAAGGAAATGAAGTCGATCGCGCTGACCGAGGCCGAGCACCAGGCATTCACCAATGCCTGGCGCAAGCTGATTCCTTATGGCGAAGGCACGGCGAACGCGACCAAGGATCAGGTGGAATCGGCGGCCAAGCAGATTTACAAAAATTATCCAGAAATTTTGAAAGCCTTGGGCTTGTAA
- a CDS encoding S8 family serine peptidase, with the protein MNAPASLGGAFGILPSLLLSWLLASASASCAAQTAGQAWRPWGPPATTPAELTLLADTAPAAPQATHQLLVLLRMAPPHFRPDQDYGGRYAGDSGRAARRRLAEELARHHGLLLVDDWAMPALGLDCYVYTYPAGADADALSALLARDPRVEWAQPMQQFQGLQAQASLAFAQPAVQYWRLAELHQRATGRKVTVAVIDSGVDTGHPDLAGQIGHAENFVDASPYAAEAHGTAVAGIIAARGGGAIIGVAPAARLLALRACWENAGATAQCNSFTLAKALHAAILRHARIINLSLAGPADRLLARLLDAALAQGATVVGAADPARHASFPASHPGVLAVARLEDAPVLSGTTLLAPGSDIPVPAPGAHWIIVSGSSYAAAHVAGMAALLAELQPQAGAGAIRYALIASGGANAGTIDACATIAHAAAACACSCTSPAPPP; encoded by the coding sequence TTGAACGCGCCGGCCAGCCTGGGCGGCGCCTTCGGCATCCTGCCGTCCTTGCTGTTGTCGTGGCTGCTGGCCAGCGCGAGCGCAAGCTGTGCGGCGCAGACGGCCGGCCAAGCCTGGCGCCCATGGGGGCCGCCCGCCACTACGCCAGCCGAGCTGACGCTGCTGGCCGACACAGCGCCAGCAGCGCCGCAGGCGACGCACCAGCTGCTGGTTCTGCTGCGCATGGCGCCGCCCCACTTCCGCCCCGACCAGGACTACGGCGGCCGCTATGCCGGCGATAGCGGCCGCGCTGCGCGCCGCCGCCTGGCCGAGGAGTTGGCCCGGCACCACGGCTTGCTGCTGGTCGACGACTGGGCCATGCCCGCGCTGGGCCTGGACTGCTATGTCTACACTTATCCTGCCGGCGCCGATGCCGACGCGCTGAGTGCCCTGCTGGCGCGCGATCCGCGTGTCGAGTGGGCCCAGCCCATGCAGCAATTCCAGGGTTTGCAGGCCCAGGCTTCGCTCGCCTTTGCGCAACCCGCCGTACAGTACTGGCGCCTGGCCGAACTGCACCAGCGCGCTACCGGGCGCAAAGTCACGGTGGCCGTCATCGACAGCGGGGTGGACACCGGCCATCCCGACCTGGCTGGGCAGATCGGCCACGCCGAAAACTTCGTCGATGCCAGCCCCTATGCCGCCGAGGCGCATGGCACGGCCGTGGCGGGCATTATCGCCGCGCGCGGCGGTGGTGCCATCATCGGCGTGGCGCCGGCCGCGCGCTTGCTGGCATTGCGCGCCTGCTGGGAAAACGCGGGCGCCACGGCGCAGTGCAACAGCTTCACGCTGGCCAAGGCCCTGCATGCGGCCATCCTGCGCCACGCGCGGATCATCAACCTGAGCCTGGCCGGTCCCGCCGACCGCCTGCTGGCGCGCCTGCTCGACGCCGCGCTGGCTCAAGGCGCCACCGTGGTCGGCGCCGCCGATCCGGCGCGGCACGCCAGCTTCCCCGCCTCCCACCCCGGTGTGCTGGCCGTGGCGCGCCTGGAGGATGCCCCCGTCCTGAGCGGGACCACACTGCTGGCGCCGGGCAGCGATATTCCGGTTCCGGCACCAGGTGCGCACTGGATCATCGTCAGCGGCAGCTCGTATGCCGCCGCCCACGTGGCGGGCATGGCCGCGCTGCTGGCGGAATTGCAGCCGCAAGCCGGCGCCGGCGCCATCCGCTACGCCTTGATCGCCAGCGGCGGCGCGAACGCTGGTACCATCGACGCATGTGCCACCATTGCCCACGCGGCCGCCGCGTGCGCCTGCTCATGCACGTCCCCAGCCCCGCCTCCCTGA
- a CDS encoding TIGR03118 family protein, which translates to MNIHKLAFPGAWRGLASVVLLAVCASLSACGGGYGGDGGSPYMPPAPAQAVTRFALSPLVSDGPGVPHTDPNLINAWGLAFNPQGFVWVANAGSAKSTLYDGNGVPQTLVVSTQPDPTGIVFNASSDFKVSQNGLSGASPFLFASEGGVISGWSPSVNRTQAITAYDGSAAGKVYKGLAIGSVAGVNYIYATDFRNNTIDVFDGSFNKVNLADSFRDGGIPSGYGPFGIQAIGDKLYVSYAKHQTSGDDEQHGAGLGYVSVYDMQGNFLRQLAAGGMLNAPWGVTLAPDNFGSFSKLILVGNFGDGRINAYDPASGAYMGALSKSDGAAIVIDGLWGLAFGNGINAQPTNTLFFTAGPGDEAHGLYGRIDMQ; encoded by the coding sequence ATGAATATTCACAAGCTGGCATTCCCTGGCGCATGGCGCGGCCTGGCGTCGGTGGTGCTGCTGGCCGTTTGCGCCAGCTTAAGCGCCTGCGGCGGCGGTTATGGCGGCGATGGCGGCAGCCCGTATATGCCGCCCGCCCCGGCACAGGCAGTAACGCGCTTCGCGCTCAGCCCCCTGGTGTCGGATGGCCCAGGCGTGCCGCACACCGATCCGAACCTGATCAATGCCTGGGGTCTGGCCTTCAATCCCCAGGGCTTTGTCTGGGTTGCCAACGCCGGCAGCGCCAAGTCCACACTGTATGACGGCAATGGCGTGCCGCAAACCCTGGTCGTCAGCACCCAGCCCGACCCGACCGGCATCGTCTTCAATGCCAGCAGCGACTTCAAGGTCAGCCAGAATGGCCTCAGCGGTGCCAGCCCCTTCCTGTTCGCCAGCGAAGGCGGCGTCATTTCGGGCTGGTCGCCCAGCGTCAACCGCACCCAGGCCATCACCGCCTACGACGGCAGCGCGGCGGGCAAGGTGTATAAAGGGCTGGCCATCGGCAGCGTCGCTGGCGTCAACTATATCTACGCCACCGACTTCCGCAACAACACCATCGACGTGTTCGACGGCAGCTTCAATAAAGTGAATCTGGCGGACAGCTTCCGCGACGGCGGCATTCCCTCCGGCTACGGCCCCTTCGGCATCCAGGCCATCGGCGACAAGCTGTATGTCAGCTATGCGAAACACCAGACCAGCGGCGACGATGAGCAGCACGGCGCGGGCCTGGGCTATGTATCCGTCTACGATATGCAGGGCAATTTCCTGCGCCAGTTGGCTGCGGGCGGCATGCTGAATGCCCCCTGGGGGGTGACGCTGGCGCCCGACAATTTCGGCAGTTTCAGCAAACTGATCTTGGTTGGGAATTTCGGCGATGGCCGCATCAATGCCTATGATCCGGCCAGCGGCGCCTATATGGGTGCGCTCAGCAAGAGCGATGGCGCTGCCATCGTCATCGACGGTCTATGGGGACTGGCTTTCGGCAACGGTATCAATGCGCAGCCGACGAATACCCTGTTCTTCACCGCCGGACCGGGCGACGAAGCCCATGGCTTGTATGGGCGCATCGATATGCAGTAA
- a CDS encoding NAD-dependent protein deacetylase: MNQSEQIAGLAQFLGRHRRVLALTGAGISTASGIPDYRDKDGERRGKLPVQGPEFRRSDAVRRRYWARSMVGWPTLAGAAPNPAHHAMAALEEGGHIASLITQNVDGLHQRAGSRALIELHGNIHTVVCLECQTRFARADIQQQLAEANPHMANTLARPLPDGDAQLEPEALEDFHIPHCTSCGGMLQPGVVFFGDNVPKATTEAALAMMAQADALLVVGSSLMVFSGFRFCKLAADSGKPIAAINAGLTRADHLLALKVGEPAELLLPRLAAMLA; encoded by the coding sequence ATGAATCAATCCGAACAGATTGCCGGCCTGGCCCAGTTCCTGGGCCGCCACCGCCGCGTGCTGGCTCTGACCGGGGCCGGCATCAGCACGGCCTCCGGCATTCCCGACTACCGCGACAAGGACGGCGAGCGGCGCGGCAAGCTGCCCGTGCAGGGGCCGGAATTCCGCCGTTCCGACGCCGTGCGCCGCCGCTACTGGGCGCGCAGCATGGTGGGCTGGCCGACCCTGGCCGGCGCCGCGCCGAATCCCGCCCATCACGCCATGGCGGCGCTGGAGGAGGGTGGTCATATCGCCTCCCTCATCACGCAGAACGTCGATGGCCTGCACCAGCGGGCCGGCAGCCGTGCCTTGATTGAGCTGCATGGGAATATCCACACCGTCGTCTGCCTGGAATGCCAGACGCGCTTTGCGCGCGCCGATATCCAGCAGCAGCTGGCCGAGGCCAATCCGCACATGGCGAATACGCTGGCCCGGCCCCTGCCCGATGGCGATGCCCAGCTGGAGCCGGAGGCGCTGGAGGATTTTCATATTCCCCACTGCACTAGCTGCGGCGGCATGCTGCAGCCCGGCGTGGTTTTCTTCGGCGATAACGTCCCCAAGGCCACCACCGAAGCGGCGCTTGCAATGATGGCGCAGGCCGACGCCTTGCTGGTGGTCGGTTCCTCGCTGATGGTGTTTTCCGGCTTCCGTTTCTGCAAACTGGCGGCGGACAGCGGCAAGCCGATCGCCGCCATCAACGCCGGGCTGACGCGCGCCGACCATCTGCTGGCGCTGAAGGTGGGCGAACCAGCGGAACTGTTGCTGCCGCGCCTCGCCGCGATGCTGGCTTGA
- a CDS encoding TorF family putative porin: protein MHVPSPASLIGTRRATSMAMLAGACLAGAAPAASAQVSGSIAYASDYRFRGMSLSDGRASVQFGLAYDGSDGWYAGALLAGTRLDAGRAGQHLLAYGGYAQRLANGLVWELGGSRSAFSQAPDYGYGELYAGLSGERFGVRLYYSPNYFGHGARTLYAEINATLSLSRQVKFLAHLGHLHNLSGPSYPQRYDAGAGLVFSIGQCALQVTHSHSALRHPAYANSIYRADRTSVSASWSF, encoded by the coding sequence ATGCACGTCCCCAGCCCCGCCTCCCTGATCGGCACGCGCCGCGCGACCAGCATGGCCATGCTGGCCGGCGCCTGCCTGGCCGGTGCCGCGCCTGCCGCCTCGGCCCAAGTCAGCGGCAGCATCGCCTACGCCAGCGACTACCGCTTTCGCGGCATGTCTCTGAGCGATGGCCGCGCCTCCGTGCAGTTCGGCCTTGCATACGATGGGTCCGATGGCTGGTATGCGGGCGCGCTGCTGGCTGGCACGCGGCTCGACGCAGGCCGCGCCGGCCAGCACCTGCTGGCCTATGGCGGTTATGCGCAGCGCCTGGCCAATGGCCTGGTCTGGGAACTGGGGGGCAGCCGCTCCGCGTTCAGCCAGGCGCCGGACTATGGCTATGGTGAACTGTATGCCGGGCTGTCCGGCGAACGTTTCGGCGTGCGCCTGTACTACTCGCCCAATTACTTCGGACACGGCGCGCGGACCCTGTATGCCGAGATCAACGCCACCCTGTCCTTATCCCGGCAGGTGAAATTCCTTGCCCACCTGGGCCATTTGCATAACCTGAGCGGCCCAAGCTATCCTCAGCGCTACGATGCGGGCGCGGGCCTCGTCTTCAGCATCGGCCAGTGCGCGCTACAAGTGACGCACAGCCATAGCGCACTGCGCCATCCCGCCTACGCCAATTCCATTTATCGCGCCGACCGCACCAGCGTCAGCGCCAGCTGGTCCTTCTGA